The DNA window CTCCGTCTATATCATATCTCTTTACCAGGTCTCTCACGACATTGGAAACGTGGCCCTGCGTTTTGGGATTCGCGGGATCGAACCAGTACATTCCGTTTTTAAGCCTCACCACCATATCGGGAAGCTTATTGACCATTGAAAGGCTGCTGACCGGTCCGCCGTTGGAATGGTGGGCACGGTAAGGGTTCAGCCAGACATGCAGCTCAATCCCTCTTTTATGCGCCTCTTCAATCCAGAACTGCAGAGGATCATAATTCGGGTAAGGGGCACGGCCTGTTTCGCCGGTCAGGAAGTAAGACCAGGGTTCGATTTCACTGGTATATAAAGCATCCGCTGAAGGACGTACCTGGAAGATGACGGCATTAAAATTATTATCGGCAAGCATATTCAGCATGCCTATCGCTTCGGCTTTCTGCTGCTCTACGGATAAATTGTTCCTTGACGGCCAGTTGATATTGGCGACACTGGCCACCCAGGCGCCGCGGAATTCACGGCCGATCACCGGAAGATTGGTCCTGTAGTTTTCTTCCGGCTCTGCTTTTATAGGAGGCGGTTTAGGAAGGGATGCTGTCTGAGGAGCCGGTTTCCTGCCCGTACTGGAGGTCGCTGCTTTCTGTGAAGAGCACGATCCCATGGCAATAGCTGAGAAAAACAGGGCCGGATAAGTGATATTTCTGATGTTCATAAAGCAAAAATAATGTTATTCCTTTTTATTAGGAAATAGGATGGTCCCAAAATGATGCATGGAATATGAATTAACGGTTATTTTTTTTGATTGCTGTCATTATTCAAGTCTTTCCTGAAGCACGAATCCTTCCCTGCCATCCTGAATTCGTATATGGTACCATGATCCGGTTACCGCAAGGATCCGGACGGAAGTTTTGTCATTCAATACATCCAGGACTTCATACTGAATTCCCGGACCTGAACGAAGGTTGGTTCCCGCTTTACTATATTTCGATTCAGGAACAGTGGTTTTTGAATTCAGTTGAGGCACCGGCCGTGTCCTGATGTAAGGATAAGGATCCACTGCTCCTCCCATAGTATAGATTCCGAAATGGAGATGTGTCGGTCCTCCTGCGGCATTTCCTGTATTGCCTACCCAGCCCAGTGTGTCGCCGGTCTTTACCTTTCTTCCGCTTGCGGTCAGGATGCTGTCGAGATGTGCATAGTAAAAGGAATTTCCCAGCACTGCATCCCGCTGCCACACCTGTTTACCACCCAGCCCCTGATTTCCGGTACGGGTAATCAACCCATCGGTCACTGCAACGACCGGCGTTTTTCTCGGCGCAAAAATATCGACGCCTTCATGACTCCTGCCGCCGCCGTCCCGGCTCGCGCCCCAGAAACTCTGGACATTACGGTTTCCTTTGCCTGCCACCGGGAAAGCCAATGATGGCTGTGTATACCATATCAGCCCAAAATTTTCGGAAAACTGTATTTCCGGCTGTATGACCACTTTATACAAACCGGTATTTTCTATTGAGGCTGAAAACTTATTGTTAGCCATCAGGCTGCTTTCAGCCTGACCAGCTCCTGAACCCGGAGCCAGGATGTCAACAAAAATCTTTGTGTTGGGGTTGCTGACATTGCTTTCAATGATGAGCTGCTCGCCTTTTTTCAGGTCCAGTGAATAGCCGATGGCGTTTCTGCCGGTTAAATCCGCCGCCATCGTGAATGGAGTTCCTTCAGGAATAGTAAGCCGGTTCGCTACCGCTGTGGAAAAACTTCGTTTCCAATTGGCCATGGCAGTATCGGATCCAGAAAAGCTGCGCTCGTATTTACTGCGTTCAGAAGTTTCAAAAATATTTTTGGGCACTTTCAGTCCGTCACAGGATAGCAACAGGAGCATGGTTCCAACGAACAGTGATGCGGGTTTCAGTTTACTCATGACTGGGAAAATGCAAAAATGCAGCCGTGGCAAGAAATGGCGGATGATTGCTTAAGCAACTGATACAAGCTTCCGGAAATGCTGAAAATCCTGGATGAGAAGATCAGAAAATAAAAGTCGAACTTTATGCGGATCAACAGGCTTTTAACGCAATTGCATAAAAAGCTATTGTCTGGTTTGGTTATGGTCCGGCTATATGTTATTAAGTATAAATCAAACCTTCAAGGTTTTGAAAACCTTGAAGGTTTAATCCGATCATACAGTAAATGTTATTGTTCAAAAAGAAAATCTTTGTACGCACTTTTTTATGCAGGAAGATTATTCATCTGAACTTCTGATCCTTTTAAAAATAAATTCCCTGTTATTTTTGATGACCCGTAATGTATCTCCTTCAGCTTTCTTTATGATCCTGAACGGAAGCTCCACCTCCCTCCAATAGACCGGAAAATCACTATCCTGAAGGCTGCCTGGAGTCAATAACCTTCTCTCTTCAAAATTTGCGGGATAGTAAATGAAGTTATATTTTTCATTGATGTACCTTTCGTCATTAATGATAAAAGAGTGTCCGATATTAAACATGCCTTCCCCCGGAATCTCTGCATCGAATGTATAATGGTTGAAATCTTTCAGATCGGTTTCTTTCTGATGGCATCCTACCATCATAAAGCTGAATACCACCGCCATAAAAAGCACATAAAATTTGTTCATATTCATCCTATTTTTCAGTGTAAACGGGAATTTAAAAAGCCTCCCGTATGATACGGAAGGCTGATATGATATGCTGAAACCATCAGTTTTCAGTGATTGTTGAAATTAAGCTTTTGCGCCTCTTTCCACTCTTTTTCTTTCTTCTTCGGAAAGGATTTTCTTTCTCATACGGATGAAATTCGGTGTCACCTCAATGGCTTCGTCACCCTGGATGTATTCCATGCATTCTTCCAGTGAGAATAAGATTTTCGGAGCGACTCCGGTATCTTTATCTTTTCCTGAGGCTCTCATGTTGTTCAGCTGCTTCGCTTCCACAATGTTTACCACAAGGTCTCCCGGCTTGTTCTGCTCACCGATGATCATTCCCGCATAGATTTCCTCACCCGGATCTACGAAGAACTTACCTCTGTCCTGTAATTTAGCGATGGAATATTCCGTAGCAGGTCCCTGGGTTTTGCTGATCAGTACCCCGTTGTTTCTTCCCGGAATAGCACCTTTGAAAGGCTTGTACTCTGTGAAACGGTGTGCCATGATCGCTTCTCCTGCCGTAGCGGTAAGCATCTGGGAACGCAGTCCGATGAGACCTCTGGAAGGAATTTCAAATTCCATATGCTGCATTTCACCTTTGGTTTCCATGATGTGAAGGTCCCCTTTTCTCTGGGTAGCCAGGTCGATTACTCTCGAAGCATATTCTTCCGGAACATCTACTACCAAAGATTCATAAGGCTCCAGTTTTTGTCCGTTTTCGTCTTCTCTCAGGATCACCTGCGGCTGACCAATCGTCATTTCGTAGCCTTCTCTTCTCATCGTTTCGATAAGAACCGATAAGTGAAGAATACCTCTACCGAACACAAGGAACGTGTTGGCATCATCCGTCTGCTGAACTCTCAAAGCAAGGTTTTTCTCCAGTTCTTTGGTTAACCTTTCTTTCAGGTGGTTGGACGTTACATATTTACCGTCTTTCCCGAAGAACGGAGAGTTGTTGATGGAGAACGTCATGTTCAGCGTAGGCTCATCGATAGCCGTTCTTTCCAATGGCTCAGGATTTTCAAGGTCTACGAATGAATCACCGATCTGGAAGGCATCGAAACCAACTACGGCACAGATATCACCGGCCTGTACTTCGGTTACTTTTTTCTTTCCTAATCCTTCGAAAACATATAATTCCTTTACTTTTCCTTTTACAATCTTTCCGTCTGCCTGGGCAAGACCGATCCACTGGGATTCTTTGATCTCTCCTCTGGTTACTTTCCCGATCGCGATCCTTCCTAGGAAAGAAGAGAAATCCAGGGAAGTAATCTGCATCTGAAGGGTTCCTTCGCTCACTTTAGGAGCCGGAACATATTGCAGGATACCATCCAGTAACGGTAAAATATCTTCGGTCTGCTCCAGTGACGTGTTGAACCATCCCTGTTTTGAAGACCCGTAGAACGTTGGGAAATCCAGCTGCTCTTCCGTAGCTTCCAGGTTGAAGAACAGGTCGAATACCTGATCGTGAACTTCATCCGGACGGCAGTTCGGTTTATCTACCTTGTTGATAACCACCAATGGCCTTAATCCCAGTTCCAGGGCTTTCTGAAGTACGAAACGGGTCTGTGGCATCGGACCTTCAAAAGCATCTACCAACAGGATCACCCCGTCTGCCATTTTCAGAACCCTCTCTACCTCACCACCGAAATCGGCGTGACCAGGGGTATCGATTACATTAATTTTTGTGTCTTTATAAGTAACAGAAATATTTTTGGATAAGATGGTGATCCCTCTTTCTCTTTCAAGATCATTGTTATCCATGATCAGTTCTCCACTTTCCTGATTTTCTCTGAAAATGTTTGTAGCATGAATGATTTTATCAACCAGAGTCGTCTTCCCGTGGTCAACGTGTGCGATAATCGCAATATTTCTAATGTTTTGCATGAATGATTTTTACGGGTGCAAAAATAGTGATTTTAAACCAAATATAACGTATGTTGTATAATTATTTAACAATTTAATAATGAGTGGATTATTTATAACAAGCATGTGAAAACCCTGCGATAGCTCTATTCAGGCATATTTATCTGAGCACAGGGGTGTAGTGATATACAGAAGCCCGGATCTTCGATCCGGGCCTCTGCTGACTTAATATATGCAGTTGAAATGCAGTACGCTTATACGGTCTGCTCTTCGTGTTTTCCTTCGTTGATTTCCTCAACGAGCTTTTTGTTGAATGCCGGTAAATCTTCCGGAGTCCTGCTCGTTACCAGTCCATGGTCGGTAACTACTTCGCTGTCTTCCCAGTCTGCCCCGGCATTTTTTAAATCTTTGCTGATGGATTTTACGGAAGTCATATTTCTTCCTTTCACAACTTCAGCACTGATCAGGATCTGTGGCCCGTGGCAGATTGCTCCTACCGGCTTGTGCTGTTCAAAAAAGTCTCTTACAAAGCTTAATGCCGTATCATTAGTTCTTAAGGTATCCGGATTGATCACTCCTCCGGGTAACATCAGGGCATCATAATCTGAAGCGGAGGCTTCGTTCAGTGTTTTGTCTACGGTATATTCTTTACCCCAGTCTTTTTCAGCCCATGCTTTGATGGTTCCTGCTTCAGGGCTGATGATGTGGGCGGTCCAGCCTTGCTGTTCCAAATGTTCTTTTGGTGATTTCAATTCGCTTTCTTCAAATCCGTGGGTGGCCAAAATGGCAATTTTCTTAGACATAATTTTTAATTTGGTGTTATATGGTTAATGACTAAGAAAAAATGGTGCCGTGAGAAAAATACAAATGCTAAATGTTTGTTAAAAGATAAATTGTTTATTTACATGGGTAAGATTTCAAACGAGGTGGTCGTTAATCTCTTTTAAGTATTTGAACATATTTTTGGTCACAAAGGTCTTCGAAAGACTCAGCATAACCTATTTCACTTAGCAAATGATAGCCCTGTTTAATGATCTATGCTTTTTGTGATGAGCAAAAACAAAAAAATCTGCGTGTGAATAAAAAAACCGTTGATGGGACCAAATTCTTTGAAAAGGATGTTTCAGTTTCAAAAATGATAAAGCAGCGCATAAATGATCAAACTCTGCAGGAGGATGACCAATGCGGTTTTGAAAAGAAAGGATTTTTTAGAGGTTTTATGCCGGTAGGAAATCATTCCGAGGATTGCGCCGGCGGTTCCGCCAAGGAAAGTCAGAAAAAGGAGTACCGATTCCGGAATTCGCCGCTGATGCTTTTTAGCCCGGCGTTTGTCGAGGCCGAATGTAAGGAAGGTGATCAGCGTGGAGATAATGAAAAAATACTTCATGAGGGGCAAAGATAGGAATATTCCGGGGAAGTTAATGGCGAAAGGCTGATCGTCAATGGTGAGTTTTTGCAGCGGTGCGAGAGAGATTTCAACACAAAGTTCTCTTAACGCCGGCGCGTATCTTAAGGGAGCAAAGAATGGCGGCAAGCCGCTGATGAAGCGCGGGGTATAAAGTTTATGAAGTCCGGTGGGTGTTGGAAAGTGCAATGGCACAGGAGGACTTTAAAAGCTTTGCATAAAAGGCGCTGAGATTTTATCTTTGATAAAATTGTGTACTGCAGAAATACCTTAACCGAAATTCCCCTCCGAATTTCGGGGGGGGTGGCAAAATTCAAGGAATTTTTGACGGGATGCTTCTGGAATGAATGGCCGGTAGTGAATGTAAATGGCCACAGTATTTTCAATGGTCTTTGCGGCTTTGCAAAATTCCAGCCTTCAATTCAGAATTTCAGACCGGTTGGAAATTGCCGCCGGAATTTTTTATTTTTGCTGTATCTAAATTTGAATATCAATGACCGTACACGATCTGGTGGGCAGCTATACTGTCCAGGGCAGCAACCAGGAAGCAGGCGATCTGGCAACCTACAGAGGCATCCTGACCTTAACCCTTGATGAAAACAACCGGATCATTGCGCAATGGATCATCGGTGACCATGAGCAGAACGGGACCGGATTTTACAAAGACGGAATTGTAGTCATCAACTTTCATTATACCGGCGATGATGGCCAGGTATATAAAGGGGTCGCAGTGTACCGGTGCATCAGCAATGATACCTTGGACGGTTTCTGGTCTGAGAAATATGGCGATCCGAGGTTCCTGGGGAGCGAATACTGCGTGCGGATCCAGGATTCGGAATTCCTGAACTGATCTGCGCCGTTGAAAGATCAGTTCCAGAGTTATGTATTCTGTAGATTTTTACGTTCGATCAGCTTTCTGATCCTATCCATCAGGCAGTCCAGTATTTCATCCATGATGAGCAGCTTCTCCCCGGAATAATAGTCGATGTTGTCGGTGTACCGTAACCCGGCATCTATGGTCCGGTAGAAATCGGGGCTCAGCTTACCGAACAGGAACTCGATTTTCTCCATCGAAGGGTCTGCGAAAACACACAGTTTCCAGATGCTGAACGCATTGAGGTAATGCGGCATATACGAATGCAGGGAACCGTAGAGGAACACCCGGAAGGCATTCATCACACACCGGGCAAAAACGGCTGCAAAACCATATCCTTATCATTCTCAACATGTTTCCGCATGGCAAAATACTGTGCAACATAGCCCTGTAATGCGACATGGTATAAATCCATATCCCCGTATTCAGCGATGTGCGGTTCCTCCCAGTGAATATCAGGATGCAGGTCATCGGTGGTGA is part of the Chryseobacterium camelliae genome and encodes:
- the typA gene encoding translational GTPase TypA gives rise to the protein MQNIRNIAIIAHVDHGKTTLVDKIIHATNIFRENQESGELIMDNNDLERERGITILSKNISVTYKDTKINVIDTPGHADFGGEVERVLKMADGVILLVDAFEGPMPQTRFVLQKALELGLRPLVVINKVDKPNCRPDEVHDQVFDLFFNLEATEEQLDFPTFYGSSKQGWFNTSLEQTEDILPLLDGILQYVPAPKVSEGTLQMQITSLDFSSFLGRIAIGKVTRGEIKESQWIGLAQADGKIVKGKVKELYVFEGLGKKKVTEVQAGDICAVVGFDAFQIGDSFVDLENPEPLERTAIDEPTLNMTFSINNSPFFGKDGKYVTSNHLKERLTKELEKNLALRVQQTDDANTFLVFGRGILHLSVLIETMRREGYEMTIGQPQVILREDENGQKLEPYESLVVDVPEEYASRVIDLATQRKGDLHIMETKGEMQHMEFEIPSRGLIGLRSQMLTATAGEAIMAHRFTEYKPFKGAIPGRNNGVLISKTQGPATEYSIAKLQDRGKFFVDPGEEIYAGMIIGEQNKPGDLVVNIVEAKQLNNMRASGKDKDTGVAPKILFSLEECMEYIQGDEAIEVTPNFIRMRKKILSEEERKRVERGAKA
- a CDS encoding DUF1294 domain-containing protein, with protein sequence MKYFFIISTLITFLTFGLDKRRAKKHQRRIPESVLLFLTFLGGTAGAILGMISYRHKTSKKSFLFKTALVILLQSLIIYALLYHF
- a CDS encoding M23 family metallopeptidase, whose protein sequence is MSKLKPASLFVGTMLLLLSCDGLKVPKNIFETSERSKYERSFSGSDTAMANWKRSFSTAVANRLTIPEGTPFTMAADLTGRNAIGYSLDLKKGEQLIIESNVSNPNTKIFVDILAPGSGAGQAESSLMANNKFSASIENTGLYKVVIQPEIQFSENFGLIWYTQPSLAFPVAGKGNRNVQSFWGASRDGGGRSHEGVDIFAPRKTPVVAVTDGLITRTGNQGLGGKQVWQRDAVLGNSFYYAHLDSILTASGRKVKTGDTLGWVGNTGNAAGGPTHLHFGIYTMGGAVDPYPYIRTRPVPQLNSKTTVPESKYSKAGTNLRSGPGIQYEVLDVLNDKTSVRILAVTGSWYHIRIQDGREGFVLQERLE
- a CDS encoding type 1 glutamine amidotransferase domain-containing protein; this encodes MSKKIAILATHGFEESELKSPKEHLEQQGWTAHIISPEAGTIKAWAEKDWGKEYTVDKTLNEASASDYDALMLPGGVINPDTLRTNDTALSFVRDFFEQHKPVGAICHGPQILISAEVVKGRNMTSVKSISKDLKNAGADWEDSEVVTDHGLVTSRTPEDLPAFNKKLVEEINEGKHEEQTV